A region of the Caviibacter abscessus genome:
ATTAAATCTGCTAAAAATATTGTAGAACCTTTTAATAATCCTACTAATAAAACTTCTTCATCTTTATAATCTTCTTTAATTTTTTTAGCTAATTCTTCTACTTTTTTTTCAATTTGTTCTTGTGATATAAACTGTGATATACGATATTTTTTCATTTCTACACCTCTTTTTTAAGATAACATAATTATATCATATTTTTTTTACTTATACCATAAAATAAAATAGCAACCAAATGGCTGCTATATTTCATATTTTATTATATTTTCTTCTTTAATTTCCCTTGTTAGACCATTATCAAAATAATAATCATATGTTGCTTTTCCAAAACTTAAAAATTCAAAATTTTCAAAGTTTATATTTTCAACTCTTTTAGCTATATTAGAAAAAGGAATTGCTCTATTTTCTTTTATAAATATAACAAATTCATGTAATTTTAATTCTATAAAATAATTTCCTTTTTCATAAATTTTTTCTTCATATTCACTTGATGAAACAAATTTAATTGCTTTCATTCTTTCAGGTATATATACAAATCTACCGTTACCATTCGCTTTATAAACAGGAGCTATCATTATTTCATCACCTATAATAAGCTGGTCTTCAATATTGTAAGCCATTTCATCATCAGGATATACAAAAGATAAAGGCTTAAAGTACATGTCATCATTTAAAATTGCTTTCATATACTCACTATATAAATATGGTAAAAGTCTATATCTTAATTCTACTATATTTTTCATTTTTTCTATATTTTTAAATCTATATAATTCTTGTTCCTTTGTTCCTATTGCCGAATGATTTCTCATAAGTGGTGTAAATATTGCAAGTTGTAACCATCTCATCATTAAATCTTCACTAACGTTTGATGAAAATCCACCTATATCAGAACCTATGTACATAAATCCTGACATATTAAATCCAGGCATCATTTGTAATGATAATAATATATGTGACCACCATGAACTATTATCTCCTGTCCATATACCTCCATATCTATGCATACCTATAAATGAAGAACGAGAGAAAAGTAAAATTCTTTCATTAGGTGATATCAAACTAATTTGTTCTCCGGCAGATTTTGTCATATTATATCCGTATAAATTATGAACATCTTTATGATTTACTATTTGTCCGTTATAATTATGATAAAATGAAGAGTAATCTTTATCTGAATTATTCATATTCATAAAACTGTCTTTCATTTCCCATAATTCATATATACCTATATTCTCTTTATGTCTATATTTATCTATGGTTTTAAACATATCATTTATTCCTGCTTTAGAATAAAATATAGCAGGCTCATTCATATCATTCCAAAAACCATCTATACCTTTATCAATTAGACATTTATATTTATTACCAAACCACGCTCTTGCCTCTTTATTTAAAAAGTCAGGAAAATGAACTTGACCAGGCCAAACAGCTGCAATAAATGGTTTATTTTCTTTATCAAAGCAAAAGTAATTATTTTCTACTCCTTGTTCATATAAATCATAACCTTTTTCAATTTTAACACCTGCATCAATAATAGGAATTAAATGTATTGATTGCTCCTTCATTTTTGATACAAACTTACTAAAATTAGGAAATCTTTCTTCATTTACCGTAAAATCCTTAAAATCTTCCATATAATCAATATCAAGGTATATCATATCTAGCGGAATATCGTTTTCATTGTGACCTTTTAGTACATTTTCAATATCGCTTTCATTCATATATCCCCATCTACTTTGACCATATCCAAATGCCCATTTAGGAGCTAAATAACTTTTTCCAACAAGTTTTCTATATTCTTTTACAATATCAAGTATACTGCTTCCTGTAATATAGTAAATATCATATGAATCAGTTTCTATACTTATTTTAAATTCATTTATATCTGAAAAACCTATATCATAAGTTATTTTGGCAGGGCTATCTATAAACAAACCATATATTTCTTTATCATTTTTCAAAACAAAAAAGTTATGTGCTGCATATAAAGAAGTCTTATCTTCAGTATGTACAGGATCATCATTACAGTAAGATGTGTATATATATCCTTTTTTATTTATTCCTCTATTACTCCCACCAAGTCCGTACACATAAGTGCTTTCGTCAATGTTTATAAATATTTCATTATTTATCAATTTTTTGTTTAGAAATTCTATATTTTCACTGATATTCACATCTAAAACTGTACTTTCAGTTGGAATAGGATTTCCCTTTCTATATTTAAAAATCATAAACAATCTCCATTTCTAAAACTTCTTCTATTATCTATCCAAGTGGATCAAAATAATCTAACATAATTACTTCTTCATTTAGACCTTTTGCAAATTCAGCTGAAATATATTTTGTATCAACTACTGCTGAATAAGTATGTTCATCAAACCACTTATCTGACATAGAAAACATTCCTTTTTCTCCGTTATCTTCTCCCCAGCTATTTTCAACTTGCCACATAACAGGTTTTCCATTTTCATCAAGATCAACACCTGTTATAGCCATAGCGTGTGTTAAAAATGAAGCATTGTTGTTAAGTCTTTCTTCTTTAGTAAACTGTCCTAATTCTGTTAATGTATTATCATAATCAAATAAATCAGAATCCATAATACCTAATTCTCTGTCACTAAATCTACTTACATCACATGCAAACCATACAGGTACACCATCTTTTATTGATGCTATTATATCTTTTTTTAGTTCATCTAAACTTACATTTAAAAATCTTGAAGATCCATATTCTTTAACAGAAGCTGTATATGGTAATTCATAAAGTCTTCCTTTTTCATTTGATTGTCTTGGATCTGCTACAATCTCAACCATATCAAGCATATCTTCGGGAGCGTATTGTTTCATAAATTCAAGAGGTGTTATTCCACTTATTTTATTAAATTTCTTATCTTTATCTCTATATTCCCATTCAACTGTTTTAGGAGGATTTCCTAAAGCTTTAACACATATATTATATACTGAGTAAAGTACATCTTCTTTTATTTTTTCTATTTCTTCATTTGAACTTGCTTTTCTTATTAACATTGCAGCTTTTTTTAATCTTAAATCAATAACTTCATTTAAAATAGTTGTATTTGATGAATGATGTGTTTCAGGCATACATTTTTTAGGTACTAATCCATATTTTTTAGCAAGACCTGCAAAGAAATTCCAATATCCTCCATCTTCAGCACAAGTAAAATATATATGTTGAACTAATCTATCATTTAATGGCTTATCTTTTGTTTCAATTATATAATCTAAAAAGCTATTAGCCTTTTCAATTTTATCAAAAAATTGTAAATAACATTGTGAATATTCAAAAGTTTCAAGATTTAATTTTTCCATTGTTTTTACTCTTGCAACATTTAATGCAGAAAACATCCAACATCTTCCGCTTCTTTTTTGATTTGTTATTTCTCCTCTTTTTGTTTCATCTGAAAAGACAAATGTATGTTTTCTAAGTGTATCTTGTCTTATACTTGATTCATTTATACCTACATTTGCTATAGCATTTTCAATGACTTTATTTTTTATTTCAGATTCGTATCTTTTTTCAAACTTTTCAAATAACTTGTTGTCTATCATATATTTTCCCTTTCTATTTCAATTGGTTTTATCCAATCACTTTTTTCTCCCATAGTATAATTTTTAATAAATTCTTCTTTAAAGCTTTTAAATCTGTTTTCAAGTATTGCTTGTCTTGCTTCTTTCATTAAATTAAGTAAAAACCATATATTATGATAAGTCGCAAGTCTTTGACCTAAAATTTCATCTGCTTTAAATAAATGTCTAATATATGCTCTAGTATAATTTTTACACACATAATTGTCACTAATATCAAGTGGTCTCGGATCTTTTGCATATTTAGCATTTTTAATAACTAATCTACCATATTTTGTAAAAACAGTTCCATGCCTTCCTATTCTTGATGGATGAACACAATCCATCATGTCAACTCCATGTTCTACCGCTTCTAACATATCTAGTGGTTCTCCAACGCCCATTAAATATCTTGGTTTATTTTCCGGAAGTTTAGGTGTTATATACTCTAATATTTCATACATTTTATCTGTTGGCTCTCCAACAGCAAGTCCACCTATTGCAAATCCTGAAAAATCTTCTTCATATTTTAGTAATTCATCTAAGCAATAATCTCTTAAATCTTTATATATTCCACCTTGAACTATTGCAAAAAGACCCTGTTTATCAGGATTTTTATTTGCATCTATACATCTTTTAGCCCATCTAACTGTTCTATCTATTGACGGTTTTAAATACTCTCTTGTTGACATACCAGGAGGGCATTCATCTAATACCATCATTATGTCACTTCCAAGATTATTTTGTATCTCTATTGATTTTTCAGGGCTTATAAATCTTTTTGAACCATCTATATGTGAGCTAAAATATGCACCTTCTTCCTTTATTTTTCTAATAGGTGCCAAACTGAAAATCTGAAATCCACCACTATCCGTAAGTATTGGTTTTTTCCAGTTCATAAATTTATGAAGCCCGCCAAAAGATGATATTAATTCATCAGAAGGTCTTAAATGTAAGTGATAAGTATTACCTAAGATTATTTCACTTCCAACTGTTTCCAACTCTTCATTAGTCATAGTTTTTACAGTTGCCTGTGTTCCAACTGGCATAAAAACTGGTGTATGTATAATACCATGTGGTGTTTTTATTGTTCCAACCCTAGCATTACCGTCTTTATGTTCTAATTCATATGTAATTGGTTTCAACTGATTACTTGTATGATATATAACTTATCATACATCTCCTTTCCTTATATTATATCTACTATATCTTTCATTGAAAATAAATTTTTTCTAAGTCTTTCAAAATCTTCTTTATTTTTTATCATTATTCTTAAATTAACCATTACGTAGTAATGTCCATGTTCTTTTTTATTCATACTGTTTACACTTAAAAGTTCCATTTTATGTTCATTTAAAATCCTGATAACATCAAATAAAAGACCTTCTCTATCTATAGCTTTTATTGTAAATGAATATTCATATTTACAAGAATTATCTTTAATTAAAGCTTCGTCCCAATAAACTTCAACCTCTCTGTCAGGTTCTTTTAATATCAGCTCTTTAATATTTTGACAAGTTCCTATATGAATTACTATTCCACGTCCTCTTGTTACATACCCTTTTATATTATCACCTGGAAGTGGATCACAACATTTTGCAAAGTGAAATAATGTGTTATCTGCTCCTGTAATTTTTATTCCAGATTTATTTGCATTATTATGCTTATTAGCAAATCTTGATGCTTTATTTTGTTCTTCTTCTATTAATTCACTTTCTGTTTGGGAAATAAGTTGTTTAAATTTTTGAATAAAAGTTTCTAATTTTAAATCTCCAACAGCAAATTTGTAATAAAGACTTTGTATATTTGATAAATTATATTTTTTCATATACAAATATACTCTTTCATCATCTTCAAGTTCTTTAAATTTAAGACCTATTTTTTGAAATTCCTGTTCTAGTAACTCTTCACCTTGTTTTGATTTTTCCTCAAATTCTTTATCTTTAAACCATTTTCTAATTTTAAGTCTTGAACTATGGTTATTTACCATATTTATCCAATCTTTACCAGGACCTTTTGTTGCTTTTGAAGTTAAAATTTCTACTTTATCTCCATTTTCAAGTATGCTGTCTAAAGGAACTATCTTATCATTAACTTTTGCACCGATAGTTCTGTATCCAATTTGTGTATGTACCTGAAATGCAAAGTCAAGTGCGGTTGAATTGTTTGAAAGTTCTATAACATCTCCTTTTGGAGTAAATACAAATATAGTTTCATTTAATAATTCATCAGTTACAGATTGTACAAACGTACCTCCACTATCTTTATCTAAACTTGTATCTATTATCTTTTTAACTACTTGATAATATTTTTCGTTTTTATCTTTGCCTTTTTTTTCCTTGTATTTCCAGTGTGCTGCAACTCCTTCTTCTGCAACCTCATGCATTTGTTTAGTTCTAATTTGAATTTCAACTTTTTGTGAATTATCAAATTCTACTGTTGTATGTATTGATTGATAACCATTTGATTTAGGCACTGCTATATAGTCTTTGAATCTACCTGAAACTGGCACAAAAATACTATGTACAACTCCAAGTACCATATAGCACTCTTCTTCTTTTTTTACAATTACTCTTATTGCTGTCAAATCCATTAAATCAGCAAATTTTTTATTTTTTTCATTTATTTTTCTATAAATACTATATAAATGTTTTGGTCTACCTGTTACAGTTCCTTTAATTTTATATTTTTCTAGTTCTTTGCTTAGTATATCTATTACTTTATTTGTAAATTTTTCTCTTTCTTCTTTTTTTTCATTTACAAGCACTTTCATTTCTTGATATGCTTCGGGATTAAGATAACTAAAACTTATATCTTCAAGCTCACTTTTAATTTTTGACATACCTATTCTATGAGCTATAGGGGCAAATATATCTAAACATTCTTTTGATTTTTCTATTTGTTTTTCATAGCTTTGGTATTTTAATGTTCTCATATTATGTAGTCTATCTGCAAGCTTTATAATCACCACTCTAATGTCACGTGACATTGCAACTACCATTTTTCTGATATTTTCAATTTGTTTTCCTTGCTTTTTAGGTAAATTCCTAAGTTTTGTAACTCCATCTACTAGATGAGCTACATCTTGTCCAAAAACGTATTCAATATCAGCAAGTGTAATAAGAGTATCTTCAACAACATCATGTAAAAGACCTGCCACAATAGTGTCAGTATCCATTTTTAAATCTACCAATATTTGAGAAACTTCTATTGGGTGAATAATATATTCTTCTCCACTTTTTCTATATTGTCCGCTATGTGCTTCAGATGCAAGTATATATGCATCTTCAATTTTTTTTAAATTTAAATGATTATTATTTTTACATTTTTGCATTAACAGTTCATATGCTTCTTTTCGTCCCATGAAAAATCACCCCTCAATGATAGTTGATATTTTTTGACCGTATTTCATTAATTTATCTACGTAATATGTCTTAGTTTGACCATCATTTAATGGGACAGAGATACTTATTGCTCCTACTATATCTCCATGTAGGTTATAAAAAGGAGTTCCTATACAATATACTCCCAATTGATATTCTTCAAATTCAGTAGAATACCCATTTTTTCTTATTCTCTTTAAATCTTGCAAAAATGTATCATAACTTATTATAGTTCTTGATGTATATTTTACTATCTCACTTTCGTCCCATACTTTTTTTATTTTATCTTCTGGTTGAAATGCAAGTATAGCTTTACCTGCTGCTGTACAATACATAGGTGCTCTTTTACCTACTACTGAATTTTTCATTACAGCAGTTTTTTTTGAAGGAGTATATTTATCTACATAAAGTATTTGTGCTCCATCTTGTATAACAAGATGTATAACTTGCTCTACTTCACTTGCAAGTTTAATTAAAAATCTTTTTGCCTCACTCATAAAATCAAATTTTTGGACTGTTCTATTTCCTAATCTAAACATTTTAAAAGTTAATGAATATTTTTTATTTTTTCCTTGTTTAACATATCCATTATCTTTTAAAGCATTTATTATTCTATAGGTTGTAGTTTTATTAAGTTTAACAAGATTACTGATTAATGTAAGACCTATTTCTTCTTCCTCAGATAAAACTTCCAAAATACTTAACGCTCTATCTAGACTTTGCATTGTAGACATAAATGTTCCTCCTTACTATTTTTATTAATATACTACCATATTTTTTCGTAAATTAAAACAAAATTAAATAAAAAAAAATGGAGGCAGTAATCAGACTCGAACTGATGTAAAAGGTTTTGCAGACCTCTGCCTAAACCCCTCGACCATACTGCCATCACAAAAAAGATTATACATACTTTTTTTGCTTATGTCAAGTAAAAAAAAGGGAACTTAAAGTCCCCCTTAATATATTTATTTTGCTATATATGCTTCTTTTGATGTTAATTGATCTATAAGTTTATGTAATTTAGAATTATCTGCTACTGATGAAGAGTATTTAACTCTCTTATTTACAGGAGATACTCTATATCCGAACGTTAATGGAATAAATCCTAATTCATTTTCCATATAATTCTTTTCCCATTCTCTAACCGCATCAATTCTAAATTGAGGATTTTTTACACCTTCAACACTTTGTGTTTTATTAATTAATTCTTCATTTTTATCAGACGCAATACGAGCTAAATTAAGTTTAGAATTTTTTGCATAAACTCCTGTTAAATCAAGTGCTGTTCCTACTCTCCATCCACCAATCCAAGCATCTATCTCTTTATTATTTTCTATAACTTTGTCATAAAAACTATTAAATTCAATTAATCTTCCTGTTGCTAAATTAACTTTAAGTCCTATTTCTTCCCAGTTTTGTAAATACTGCTTTGAAACTGGTTCTGCTGTATCTCCACCTGCCATGAATGCAACATTTATTTCTAATGGTTTACCATTTTTATCTTCTCTTATACCATCACCATTTATATCTTTATATCCTGCTTTATCTAATATTTCTTTAGCTTTTTCAGGATTATATGTAAATCTAACTTCATCTGTATGATATTTTTTAAATGCAGGTGGTATTGGTGAGTTTCCTCTTTCTGAAAGACCATTACTGAATTTTTTTGTTACAGCTTCAACATTCATAGCATAAGCCATCGCTTTTCTTAAATTTATATCATATAATTTTGCATTTGTATCAGTTATATTTTCACCTTTTTTTGCATCCCAATAACCTAAATTAAATCCTAAATATGTATATGCTAAATCTGTTGTTCCCGTTATTGCTATATTACTTAAATCTTTATATTCTGTATATAGATTTGCTGGAACACCTGAATAAAAATCAAATTCTCCTTTTTTCATTGATGATATCACTGAAGATTCAGGTATAACTTTCATTATTAACTTTTCAACTTTTGGTATATATTTTTTTTCATAATAATATGGATTTGGTACTAATTCAACACTTTCTCCAGGAACTATTTTTTTCAAAATATATCTACCATATGATAAAGGATGTAATCTAACTTTATCTGAGCTTTCTAAATCTTTAACAGGTACATCTTGTAAATAATGTCTTGGTGTGAAATAACCAGTTAATCCTCCAACACCATTTAATACAGTTGGTGCAATTTCTTTAACATGAATTCTAACTTCAGTATCACTTACTTTTTCAAGTCCACTTATAGTTTTTGTCTTACCTGCATGGTATTCCTCAATACCTTCAACTAGTCTATAGCTTTTATCATATCTTAAACCTGTATAATCCGGATGTGCCACTAATTCGTATGTATAAATATAATCATCTATTGTTAAAGGGTGTCCATCTGACCATTTCATTCCTTCTTTTATTTTTACAGTTAATACTTTATTATCAACATCAACACTAAGAGATCCAGGTCCACCTTCTACAACATCAAAATTACCGTCTGTTAATAACACTTGTTCATATATATTTTGATATATTACGCTATCTAAACTATCATTAGATAATATAGGTAAAAATATACCTTTAAATGGCGATTGTGAAACCAATGCTGTTTTCATTACTCCACCTTCAATTCCTGCTTCATCAGAAACCCAATTTTCTGCAAAAGCAGATGTATCTACTTTTGTTGTTTGTTGCGATTTTTTTTGACCTAAACCACAAGAAACTAGCGATATTAGCATTAAACTTGCCATGCTTTTTAATAAAAATTTTCTCATTTTTTAAATTCCTCCTATTTAACCAAATATATTATCCTAATCTTTGTTTAACATTTGTAGCTCTTTTTAATGCCTGTCCTACATAATTAATGCATAACATTAATATTAATATAAGTATTGACGCTGGAATCCAAACCCAAGGTTTTGATGATATTACTTCAGGTTTTGATGCATAACTTATTAGTGTCCCAAGTGAAGGAGTTGATAGCGGTAATCCATATCCAAGATATGTAAGCCCTGTTTCAATTCCTATATTCCCGGCAAAAGTTAATGTTAAATTAACAAGTATTATCGAACTTATATTAGGTAATAATTCTTTAACTATTATTACAAAATCTCTTGTTCCTAATGTTTTTGATGCTTGTATATAGTCTCTTCTTGATTCTGATAATGCTTTTGATCTTACAAGTCTTGCAGATCCAACCCAAGCAAATGCTGATAGAATGAATATAAATTTAGGGACCGTATATTTAGGTACTATTGTTATAAATACAATAATAACCATTGTTATAGGTAATATCATTATAAAATCAATTATACGCATTATGTAACTGTCTATTTTTCCACCATAATATCCAGCAACTAATCCTATTGAAATACCAATAAATTGTGCTATACATGTAACACTAAATCCTATTAAAATTGAATTCCTTGCTCCTATTATTAATTGGCCAAATATAGGACGCCCTCCTGAGTCAGCACCAAGTAAAAATCCTTCACCAGGTCTTGCATAAGAATCTAATATTTCAACTTTTGTTACTGCTTCTTTATCAAGTAATGCTGCTGTTATAAATATAATTAATATCAGTGCAACTAAAAGTGCTAAAGAAAACAAAGCAACCTTATCTTTTTGAAATTCCCTTTTAATAACATTAAAGCCTGTAGGAATTTCATTACTTATTTCTTGTTTTTTTTCTTCATTGTTATTCATAAAATTCCTCCTACTCTATTCTTATTCTAGGGTCTACCACACTTAATATTATATCTGATAATAAACTACCTATTAATGTAAGTATTCCATAAAGCAATACTAATATTGTTATAACACTATAATCTCTTGAACTTATTGAGCTTATAAACAACTGTCCCATACCTGGATAGCCAAATATTGTTTCAATAAATACAGAACCACCTAATAATCCTGTTATTGTATAACCTAAGAAAGCTGCTATAGGTAATAAAGAATTTCTAAATATATGTTTTGTATAAACTACATTTTCAGGAACTCCCTTACTTCTTGCAGTTTTTACATAATCTTGTTCCTTAGCATCTATTACTTCATTTCTTAAATATTGTATTGTTCCAACCGTACTAAGTAGTGCATACGTTATAGAAGGTAATGCTATATGATATAATCTATTAAAATAATATGCTATTGTTCCAGGCTCCACGTTTAAGTCAACTGAACCTGATGTAGGGAATAAATTTAATTGATATCCAAATAACCATAGCATTAATATTGATAATACAAATGTTGGTATTGCATAACTTATATAATTATATAATATTACTGCTTTATCAAATTTTGAATCATTATATCTTCCTGCTAATATGCCTAAAGGAATTGAAATTGAATAAGATAATAAAACACTAAATAATGACAATATAAATGTATTATATCCTCTTTGTCCTATTAAAGTTATTACCTTAAGCTTATATGTATAACTCATTCCAAAATCTCCATGGAACAAGTTTTTTATCCATCTAATATATTGTATATACCAAGGATCATAAAGACCAAGTTTTCTTCTTAAACTTTCTATTGTTTCAGGAGATAAATTAGGATCTAACATTCCTGAAAATGGATCTCCTGGCATAAACTTAGCTAATATAAATACTAAAATACTTAATATAATAATTTGAGGTATCATAACTAAAATTCTTCTAAGTATTGTTTTCCACATACTACTTCACCTCATCTTTCAATGCAACAAAGTGAGTTGAATCTTTATAAAGAGGTTTTAAGTCTAATACTCTTCCGTTATTATCATAATATTCTTTTTCTTTTTCAACATATTCATTTTCAATATTAATTCTATTTATCATATTTTTTTCTCTAACTGTAGGATCTACATCTGGAATTGCAGCGATTAATCTTTTTGTATATATATGTGTTGCATTACCATATATATCATTTTTTAATCCTTTTTCTACAAATCTTCCTTTATACATTATATATATTTCATCACACATATGTTTTACTACACCTAAATCATGTGTTATTAATATTATTCCTGCTTTTATTTCATCTTTTAATTGTCTTATTAAATCAAGTATTTGTGCTTGTATTGTAACGTCAAGTGCTGTTGTAGGTTCATCACAAATTAATATGTCAGGTTTACATGAAAGTGCAATTGCAATTATTACTCTTTG
Encoded here:
- the opp4B gene encoding oligopeptide ABC transporter permease; the protein is MWKTILRRILVMIPQIIILSILVFILAKFMPGDPFSGMLDPNLSPETIESLRRKLGLYDPWYIQYIRWIKNLFHGDFGMSYTYKLKVITLIGQRGYNTFILSLFSVLLSYSISIPLGILAGRYNDSKFDKAVILYNYISYAIPTFVLSILMLWLFGYQLNLFPTSGSVDLNVEPGTIAYYFNRLYHIALPSITYALLSTVGTIQYLRNEVIDAKEQDYVKTARSKGVPENVVYTKHIFRNSLLPIAAFLGYTITGLLGGSVFIETIFGYPGMGQLFISSISSRDYSVITILVLLYGILTLIGSLLSDIILSVVDPRIRIE